A genomic region of Lates calcarifer isolate ASB-BC8 linkage group LG9, TLL_Latcal_v3, whole genome shotgun sequence contains the following coding sequences:
- the tor1 gene encoding torsin family 1 isoform X2 gives MKAARIYLLLHILSTTGVLVNTFDPFTTTVVIGVGATLGRTIYNYLHESCDSKWIAFNATGLQVDLENKLFGQHIASRIILKAVNGFMSNSNPKKPLVLSLHGWTGTGKNFVSQLIAENIYREGMDSSFVHVFTSTLHFPHKSQIDTYKSQLQQWIKGNITNCERSMFIFDEMDKMHPGLIDSIKPYLDYYERLDGVSYRKAIFIFLSNTGGDSIIQTALDFWQAGRNREEIELKDLETSLSLSVFNNKQGGFFQTSLIDKNLVDFFVPFLPLEYQHVVQCAMAEMKARGLQPRREIADMVAKDLVYFPKSERVFSVKGCKTIESKLDYYT, from the exons ATGAAAGCGGCACGtatatatttgctgttgcacATTTTGTCGACAACCGGCGTGCTGGTAAACACGTTCGATCCCTTCACAACAACAGTGGTGATCGGTGTCGGTGCTACTCTGGGCCGGACAATCTACAATTATTTACATGAAAGTTGCGATTCGAAATGGATAGCCTTCAATGCAACAG GTCTCCAGGTTGATCtggaaaacaaactgtttgGACAGCATATTGCATCACGTATCATCTTAAAAGCTGTGAATGGATTCATGAGTAATAGCAACCCGAAGAAGCCCCTGGTGCTCTCTCTGCATGGATGGACTGGCACAGGGAAGAACTTTGTCAGTCAGTTGATTGCTGAAAATATTTACAGGGAGGGGATGGACAGcagttttgttcatgttttcacaTCGACTCTTCACTTCCCACATAAAAGTCAAATTGACACCTACAAG TCTCAGTTACAGCAGTGGATCAAAGGCAACATCACCAACTGTGAACGCTCCATGTTCATCTTTGATGAGATGGACAAGATGCATCCTGGTTTGATTGACAGCATTAAACCATACCTGGACTACTACGAGAGGCTGGATGGAGTTTCTTATCGGAAAgccatcttcatcttcctcag CAATACTGGGGGGGACAGCATCATACAGACAGCTTTAGATTTCTGGCAAGCAGGACGAAATCGAGAAGAGATTGAACTCAAAGACCTGGAAACATCGCTCTCACTATCAGTGTTCAACAATAAGCAAG GTGGGTTTTTTCAAACAAGCTTGATTGACAAGAACCTGGTGGATTTCTTCGTCCCATTCCTGCCTTTGGAGTACCAACATGTTGTCCAGTGTGCCATGGCCGAGATGAAAGCCAGAGGACTTCAGCCACGCCGGGAAATAGCAGACATGGTGGCCAAAGATTTAGTCTATTTCCCTAAATCTGAAAGAGTCTTCTCTGTCAAAGGCTGCAAGACGATAGAGAGCAAGTTGGACTACTACACATAA
- the tor1 gene encoding torsin family 1 isoform X1: MKPRKQHVLLLWLLVCSGVTGAIEPISTTIAVGMAATLTAFLASYPNIFNYFHECCRPEWISLNRTGLQVDLENKLFGQHIASRIILKAVNGFMSNSNPKKPLVLSLHGWTGTGKNFVSQLIAENIYREGMDSSFVHVFTSTLHFPHKSQIDTYKSQLQQWIKGNITNCERSMFIFDEMDKMHPGLIDSIKPYLDYYERLDGVSYRKAIFIFLSNTGGDSIIQTALDFWQAGRNREEIELKDLETSLSLSVFNNKQGGFFQTSLIDKNLVDFFVPFLPLEYQHVVQCAMAEMKARGLQPRREIADMVAKDLVYFPKSERVFSVKGCKTIESKLDYYT; the protein is encoded by the exons ATGAAACCGAGGAAGCAACACGTCCTGTTGCTCTGGTTGCTGGTCTGCTCTGGCGTGACAGGGGCGATAGAGCCGATCAGCACTACAATAGCGGTCGGCATGGCTGCGACTCTGACGGCGTTCTTAGCTAGCTACCCAAACATTTTCAACTATTTCCACGAGTGTTGTCGGCCCGAGTGGATTTCTCTCAACAGGACAG GTCTCCAGGTTGATCtggaaaacaaactgtttgGACAGCATATTGCATCACGTATCATCTTAAAAGCTGTGAATGGATTCATGAGTAATAGCAACCCGAAGAAGCCCCTGGTGCTCTCTCTGCATGGATGGACTGGCACAGGGAAGAACTTTGTCAGTCAGTTGATTGCTGAAAATATTTACAGGGAGGGGATGGACAGcagttttgttcatgttttcacaTCGACTCTTCACTTCCCACATAAAAGTCAAATTGACACCTACAAG TCTCAGTTACAGCAGTGGATCAAAGGCAACATCACCAACTGTGAACGCTCCATGTTCATCTTTGATGAGATGGACAAGATGCATCCTGGTTTGATTGACAGCATTAAACCATACCTGGACTACTACGAGAGGCTGGATGGAGTTTCTTATCGGAAAgccatcttcatcttcctcag CAATACTGGGGGGGACAGCATCATACAGACAGCTTTAGATTTCTGGCAAGCAGGACGAAATCGAGAAGAGATTGAACTCAAAGACCTGGAAACATCGCTCTCACTATCAGTGTTCAACAATAAGCAAG GTGGGTTTTTTCAAACAAGCTTGATTGACAAGAACCTGGTGGATTTCTTCGTCCCATTCCTGCCTTTGGAGTACCAACATGTTGTCCAGTGTGCCATGGCCGAGATGAAAGCCAGAGGACTTCAGCCACGCCGGGAAATAGCAGACATGGTGGCCAAAGATTTAGTCTATTTCCCTAAATCTGAAAGAGTCTTCTCTGTCAAAGGCTGCAAGACGATAGAGAGCAAGTTGGACTACTACACATAA